The Pseudoalteromonas translucida KMM 520 genome has a window encoding:
- the uvrD gene encoding DNA helicase II, translating to MDVSQLLDGLNDKQRDAVAAPLQNMLVLAGAGSGKTRVLVHRIAWLMQVEQASAYSIFAVTFTNKAAKEMRTRVEETLKAPVGGMWIGTFHGLSHRILRAHHREAKLPEAFQILDSDDQLRMIKRLLKSMNIDDKKWPAKQFGWYISAKKDEALRPKDIQAYDINEQMMLRVYAAYQEACDRAGLVDFAEILLRSYEVLKNNPTLLRHYQQRFAHMLVDEFQDTNTIQYAWLKLLAGDSNSIMIVGDDDQSIYGWRGAKIENIKRFLTDFSAETIRLEQNYRSTATILKASNALIQNNSERMGKSLWTDGNEGEPISIYAAFNELDEARFVSSKLRSWLNAGNALQDAAILYRSNAQSRVLEEAMLQEGLKYRIYGGMRFFERQEIKDALSYLRIIGNRQDDAAFERVINTPARGIGDKTLSHIRDCARAESLPLWYAAKAIVEQQHLSGRASGAVSKFVELVEHIEDKISDLTLHEQAKYVIQTSGLMAMYQAEKGEKGRARVENLEELISACDQYELPEEEEYSSPLQGFLAHTSLESGEGQAEEHEDAVQMMTLHSAKGLEFPLVFMVGVEEGMFPSQQSNEESGRLEEERRLCYVGMTRAMDKLYISHAESRRLYGQEKYHTPSRFLREIPEDCVEEIRIKTQVSRPPAAGRFSASVSHAAFEDSGFNLGQRVLHAKFGIGTVLNYEGAGAQSRVQVNFDDLGSKWLVTAYARLQAI from the coding sequence ATGGACGTTTCACAATTACTCGATGGCTTAAACGACAAACAACGCGATGCCGTTGCAGCCCCACTACAAAACATGCTGGTATTAGCAGGTGCTGGGTCTGGTAAAACACGAGTGTTGGTTCATCGTATTGCTTGGCTAATGCAAGTTGAGCAAGCCTCAGCGTATAGTATTTTTGCGGTTACCTTTACTAATAAAGCAGCTAAAGAAATGCGTACTCGCGTTGAGGAGACGCTAAAAGCGCCGGTTGGTGGTATGTGGATTGGTACTTTCCATGGTTTATCGCACCGTATTTTACGCGCGCACCACCGTGAAGCAAAATTACCCGAAGCATTTCAAATTTTAGACTCAGACGATCAGCTACGTATGATCAAACGCTTATTAAAATCGATGAATATTGATGATAAAAAATGGCCCGCTAAACAGTTTGGTTGGTACATAAGCGCTAAAAAAGATGAAGCACTTCGCCCTAAAGATATTCAAGCCTACGATATTAACGAGCAAATGATGCTGCGCGTGTACGCGGCGTATCAAGAAGCATGCGACAGAGCAGGCTTAGTCGATTTTGCCGAAATACTACTGCGCAGCTACGAAGTACTCAAAAACAACCCTACACTACTGCGCCATTATCAACAGCGCTTTGCACACATGTTAGTAGACGAGTTTCAAGACACCAACACCATACAATACGCATGGTTAAAACTACTTGCTGGCGACTCCAATAGTATTATGATTGTTGGCGATGACGATCAAAGTATTTATGGTTGGCGCGGTGCAAAAATAGAAAATATTAAACGTTTTTTAACTGACTTTAGCGCAGAGACCATTCGCCTTGAGCAAAACTACCGCTCTACCGCCACTATATTAAAAGCCTCAAATGCCCTGATCCAAAATAACTCAGAGCGTATGGGTAAAAGCTTATGGACCGACGGTAACGAGGGCGAACCTATTTCTATTTACGCCGCATTTAACGAGCTAGACGAAGCGCGTTTTGTAAGCAGTAAACTGCGTAGTTGGTTAAATGCCGGCAATGCGCTGCAAGATGCGGCTATTTTATATAGAAGTAATGCGCAATCACGTGTACTCGAAGAAGCCATGCTACAAGAAGGCCTAAAGTATCGTATTTATGGCGGCATGCGATTCTTCGAACGCCAAGAAATTAAAGACGCCCTGTCGTACTTACGCATAATAGGTAACCGTCAAGACGATGCTGCATTTGAGCGAGTAATTAATACTCCAGCTCGTGGTATTGGCGATAAAACGCTAAGCCATATACGCGACTGTGCACGCGCCGAATCGTTACCACTTTGGTATGCAGCAAAAGCAATTGTAGAGCAACAACATTTATCTGGCCGCGCCTCTGGTGCAGTAAGTAAATTTGTCGAACTAGTAGAGCATATTGAAGATAAAATTAGCGATTTAACGCTACATGAGCAAGCTAAGTACGTTATTCAAACCTCTGGGCTAATGGCAATGTACCAAGCCGAAAAAGGTGAAAAAGGCCGTGCCCGAGTAGAAAACTTAGAAGAGCTTATTAGCGCTTGCGATCAGTACGAATTGCCTGAGGAAGAAGAATATAGCTCTCCTCTACAAGGCTTTTTAGCGCATACCTCGCTTGAATCTGGTGAAGGACAAGCAGAAGAGCACGAAGACGCTGTACAGATGATGACACTGCACTCAGCTAAAGGTTTAGAATTTCCGTTAGTGTTTATGGTTGGCGTAGAAGAAGGTATGTTCCCTTCTCAACAAAGTAATGAAGAGTCTGGCCGTTTAGAAGAAGAACGCCGCCTTTGTTATGTAGGTATGACCCGAGCTATGGATAAACTATATATTAGCCATGCCGAAAGCCGTCGTTTATACGGACAAGAAAAATACCATACACCATCGCGCTTTTTACGGGAAATTCCTGAGGACTGTGTTGAAGAAATTCGTATTAAAACCCAAGTATCTCGACCACCCGCTGCAGGGCGTTTTAGCGCATCAGTTAGTCACGCTGCATTTGAAGATAGCGGCTTTAACTTGGGGCAACGTGTACTGCATGCTAAATTTGGTATTGGTACAGTACTTAATTACGAAGGTGCGGGTGCGCAATCTCGCGTACAAGTCAACTTTGATGATTTAGGTAGTAAGTGGTTAGTAACGGCATATGCAAGACTACAAGCTATATAA
- a CDS encoding GNAT family N-acetyltransferase, protein MQDYKLYKKQLIQLEQQLAGAHHRQLVLVTGNDNWCYELTNSLVQNTNTLTLSKHCALKNAQWPAHIHQILGQEFTHAIYDGFSGLYPDKLAAIAGTVRAGGVLFVLLPELGNLNNWQDPALKSVQSHGHSNQYSLFNQRFSSIIKSLPALHYSEEFGCINNNYNYALHTSIDFEPQKNCVAQIVKLAHGRANRPLLINADRGRGKSAALGLAAAELADKNVIICATQFRATHSSFKHLAAQLNVNYDPLQKQLANMQYIAPDALLNELPKCDVLLVDEAAAIPVPMLLSMLAHYPRIVFASTLVGYEGNGRGYTIRFSQYIKNQYKASKVITLDEPLRFAKHDPLEQHIRSLLALDAQYQETNSNKSQIPKHSEVTQQQLINDEALLCQVIALLALAHYQSSVNDLRQLLDSPSQRIFISKINKQLVGVCLIAIEGGLSPELTEQVISGERRPQGHLMAQTLAQLSFSSDFLTHLSARVVRIAIDPSSHNCGLGKALLGYSESQVKEQCTWFGASFGATAQLLNFWQNLGFNAVKLGYQRDKSTAEHATLVVKSLNAPQQSLQSLIKQFQYELFYGLLSHFKSLEWQLVSTLLRSFNDEVIASDTLRLFTQQLSSNRFTISPTLWRLISQSPAAMTKLTSNQQQLLIQTVLQHHTDEQLIKNLNLSGKKQLEQQFKNTTHILAKQLSS, encoded by the coding sequence ATGCAAGACTACAAGCTATATAAAAAGCAGCTCATACAACTAGAGCAACAATTAGCTGGCGCGCATCACCGCCAGCTAGTGCTTGTTACTGGCAATGACAATTGGTGCTATGAGCTGACAAACTCACTAGTACAAAATACCAATACACTTACTCTATCTAAACATTGTGCACTTAAAAATGCTCAATGGCCTGCACACATTCACCAAATATTAGGACAAGAATTTACCCACGCCATTTACGATGGCTTTAGTGGCTTATACCCCGATAAGTTGGCCGCAATTGCAGGTACCGTTAGAGCTGGTGGAGTATTGTTTGTATTACTTCCTGAGCTGGGTAACCTAAATAACTGGCAAGATCCCGCATTAAAAAGTGTCCAGTCTCATGGCCACAGCAATCAATATAGTTTATTCAATCAGCGTTTCAGCTCTATTATTAAAAGCTTACCGGCCTTGCATTACAGTGAAGAATTTGGCTGCATCAATAATAATTATAACTACGCACTGCACACTAGTATTGATTTTGAACCGCAGAAAAACTGCGTAGCACAAATAGTAAAATTAGCTCATGGACGCGCCAATAGGCCACTACTGATCAATGCAGATAGGGGCCGAGGAAAGTCAGCCGCATTAGGCTTAGCAGCCGCAGAATTAGCTGATAAAAATGTAATTATTTGCGCTACTCAATTTAGAGCAACACACAGCAGCTTTAAACACTTAGCTGCACAGCTAAATGTTAATTACGATCCATTACAAAAACAGCTTGCTAACATGCAATATATTGCACCAGACGCTCTGTTAAATGAGCTCCCCAAGTGTGATGTACTCTTAGTAGATGAAGCTGCTGCTATTCCAGTGCCTATGTTATTAAGTATGTTAGCGCATTATCCTCGCATTGTATTTGCAAGCACCTTAGTGGGTTATGAAGGCAATGGTAGAGGCTATACAATTCGCTTTAGCCAATATATTAAAAACCAGTATAAAGCCTCTAAAGTAATTACTCTTGATGAGCCATTACGCTTTGCTAAGCACGACCCTCTTGAGCAGCATATTCGCAGTTTATTAGCACTTGATGCACAGTATCAAGAAACTAATAGCAATAAGTCGCAGATTCCTAAGCATAGTGAAGTAACTCAACAACAACTCATAAATGATGAAGCACTACTGTGCCAAGTCATTGCTTTACTAGCACTTGCTCATTATCAAAGTAGTGTGAATGATTTACGCCAGTTGTTAGATTCACCATCGCAACGCATATTTATAAGCAAAATAAACAAGCAATTAGTAGGTGTATGTTTAATCGCGATAGAAGGCGGTTTAAGCCCTGAACTTACCGAGCAAGTTATAAGTGGTGAGCGCCGCCCACAAGGGCATTTAATGGCGCAAACACTTGCACAACTGAGCTTTAGCAGTGATTTCTTAACTCATTTAAGTGCGCGAGTTGTGCGTATTGCAATTGATCCAAGCTCACATAATTGTGGCCTAGGAAAAGCATTACTGGGCTATAGCGAGTCACAAGTAAAAGAACAATGTACTTGGTTTGGTGCTAGTTTTGGTGCCACTGCACAATTGCTAAATTTTTGGCAAAACCTAGGCTTTAATGCTGTTAAATTAGGTTACCAGCGCGACAAAAGCACTGCTGAGCACGCAACACTCGTTGTTAAATCACTTAATGCACCACAGCAAAGTTTACAGTCACTGATTAAGCAGTTTCAATACGAGCTGTTTTATGGCCTATTAAGCCACTTTAAGTCATTAGAATGGCAATTGGTTAGCACATTACTGCGCTCATTTAATGATGAGGTAATAGCTTCTGATACGTTAAGGTTATTTACACAGCAACTCAGCAGTAACCGCTTTACTATTTCACCCACTCTCTGGCGTTTAATTAGCCAAAGCCCTGCTGCAATGACTAAGTTAACAAGCAATCAACAGCAACTTTTAATTCAAACAGTTTTACAACATCATACCGATGAACAACTTATTAAAAATTTAAATCTCAGCGGCAAAAAACAATTAGAACAACAGTTTAAAAACACAACACATATACTCGCAAAGCAACTTTCTTCATAA